The following are from one region of the Methanoculleus caldifontis genome:
- the glnA gene encoding type I glutamate--ammonia ligase yields MSRDPTSAMLERIEQDNVRFLRLQFTDLLGMPKNVAIPAKQAEKALTGGIGFDGSSIEGFVRIEESDMILKPDPATYTLLPWQPRECAEARFVCDVYKANGSPFEGDPRYVLRKALEDAAKDGYVFNTGPELEFFLFKMVDGRPSTQFQDVGGYFDLAPTDLAEDVRREIILGLTEMGFEIEASHHEVAESQHEIDFKYSDALHTADSVITFKFATKTMALMRGLHACFMAKPIYGICGSGMHVNCSLAKDGKNAFYDADAPLQLSETCMHFIGGLLKHAPAITRSANPTINSYKRLVPGYEAPCYICWSASNRSTLVRVPAPRGNSTRVEFRSPDPTCNPYLAFAAMLTAGMDGVRNGIEPPAGVSQNIYHMTAAERGRDGIATLPGDLNEAHHALLADDLICKALGPHVVEALTNVANAEWDAYRTAVHPWELDRYLATY; encoded by the coding sequence ATGTCCCGTGATCCCACTTCTGCGATGCTTGAGCGTATCGAACAGGACAACGTCCGATTCCTCCGGTTGCAGTTCACCGACCTTCTCGGCATGCCCAAGAACGTCGCCATCCCGGCCAAGCAGGCCGAGAAAGCCCTGACCGGCGGTATCGGGTTTGACGGGTCGTCGATCGAAGGGTTCGTCCGGATCGAGGAGTCCGATATGATCCTCAAGCCCGACCCCGCCACCTACACCCTCCTCCCCTGGCAGCCCCGGGAGTGTGCGGAAGCACGCTTCGTCTGCGACGTCTACAAGGCCAACGGCAGCCCGTTCGAGGGCGACCCGCGCTACGTCCTCCGGAAAGCGCTGGAGGACGCGGCAAAAGACGGCTACGTCTTCAACACCGGGCCCGAACTGGAGTTCTTCCTCTTCAAGATGGTCGACGGCCGGCCGAGCACCCAGTTCCAGGACGTCGGCGGCTACTTCGACCTCGCCCCGACCGACCTTGCCGAGGACGTCCGGCGCGAGATCATCCTCGGTCTCACCGAGATGGGGTTCGAGATCGAGGCGTCCCACCACGAGGTCGCCGAGAGCCAGCACGAGATCGACTTCAAGTACAGCGACGCCCTCCATACCGCCGACAGCGTCATCACCTTCAAATTCGCCACCAAGACGATGGCGCTGATGCGCGGCCTGCACGCGTGCTTCATGGCCAAGCCCATCTACGGTATCTGCGGGAGCGGGATGCACGTGAACTGCTCGCTCGCGAAGGATGGGAAGAATGCCTTCTATGACGCGGATGCCCCCCTCCAGCTCTCCGAGACCTGCATGCACTTCATCGGCGGGCTGCTCAAGCATGCGCCGGCGATCACCCGGAGCGCGAACCCGACGATCAACTCCTACAAACGGCTCGTCCCCGGCTACGAGGCGCCCTGCTACATCTGCTGGAGTGCGAGCAACCGGTCGACCCTGGTCCGGGTCCCGGCGCCCCGCGGCAACAGCACCCGCGTCGAATTCCGCAGCCCCGACCCGACCTGCAACCCCTACCTCGCCTTCGCCGCGATGCTCACCGCCGGCATGGACGGGGTCCGGAACGGGATCGAGCCCCCGGCCGGCGTCAGTCAGAACATCTATCACATGACGGCCGCCGAACGGGGCCGTGACGGGATCGCGACCCTGCCCGGGGACCTCAACGAGGCTCACCACGCCCTCCTCGCCGACGACCTCATCTGCAAGGCCCTCGGCCCCCACGTCGTTGAGGCGCTCACGAACGTCGCGAACGCCGAGTGGGATGCCTACCGGACGGCGGTCCACCCCTGGGAACTCGACCGCTACCTGGCAACATACTAA